One genomic window of Coffea eugenioides isolate CCC68of chromosome 1, Ceug_1.0, whole genome shotgun sequence includes the following:
- the LOC113760237 gene encoding F-box protein CPR1-like, with the protein MGILSFEFSTEQFREIQFPDGAPDTEGEYGMQKLIVLDNSLALMWYNITGSQISDQHFDIWVMMEYGVQESWVKKFSIGPLSGIDCPLSSWNSNKLLWEMSNGQLASCPVLGDNRGSLTKYNIHGSPTTLQADIYHESLVALGELCGRRMN; encoded by the exons ATGGGT ATCCTTTCTTTTGAATTTAGCACTGAGCAATTTCGAGAAATTCAATTTCCTGATGGAGCACCAGACACTGAAGGAGAATATGGTATGCAGAAACTCATTGTCTTGGACAATTCACTTGCCTTGATGTGGTATAACATTACAGGGAGTCAAATTTCGGATCAGCATTTCGACATATGGGTGATGATGGAGTACGGTGTGCAGGAGTCTTGGGTTAAAAAGTTTTCCATAGGACCACTCTCAGGAATCGACTGCCCGTTATCTTCGTGGAACAGTAATAAACTGCTTTGGGAAATGAGCAATGGACAGTTGGCTTCATGTCCTGTCCTAGGTGATAATCGAGGAAGTCTTACAAAATACAACATTCATGGGTCTCCAACCACCTTGCAAGCTGATATTTATCATGAAAGTTTGGTTGCTCTCGGTGAACTATGCGGTCGTCGAATGAACTGA
- the LOC113751722 gene encoding ribonuclease S-2-like yields MMGIVFKLVLLILMLCPLTINSSFQYLTFVQQWPRGYCTVNPANPSRCQRIPLPTVFTIHDLWPGNFTKILQNCTKTSYTQLQNFQDWNNRNLRWPDLAKPLPTMQNFQEPRFQSFWKHEWKKHGTCSENMYPEATYFSRTIQLSQRHNILNYLATGNIYPGSNPTVSSVNSTIYRAISNHVPDLMCVTPPRQTPALVEIGICFTATMTTIIDCPSQFLLTGSCGIGTINFPA; encoded by the exons ATGATGGGCATAGTGTTTAAACTTGTCCTTCTGATTCTCATGCTTTGCCCCCTAACAATCAACTCAAGCTTTCAGTACCTTACCTTTGTGCAACAATGGCCGAGAGGCTATTGTACTGTTAATCCAGCTAATCCAAGCAGATGTCAAAGAATCCCTCTACCAACCGTTTTCACAATCCATGATCTTTGGCCGGGCAACTTcaccaaaattttgcaaaattgcACAAAGACTTCATATACTCAACTACAG AATTTCCAGGATTGGAACAATAGAAACTTACGGTGGCCAGACCTCGCCAAACCATTgccaactatgcaaaattttcAAGAGCCGAGGTTTCAAtcattttggaaacatgaatgGAAAAAGCATGGGACGTGCTCGGAAAACATGTATCCCGAAGCTACATACTTCAGCAGGACTATTCAGCTTAGTCAAAGACATAATATTTTGAACTATCTCGCCACGGGCAATATATATCCCGGCAGCAATCCTACCGTAAGTTCGGTAAATTCTACAATTTACAGAGCTATCAGTAACCATGTGCCAGATTTGATGTGTGTGACTCCTCCCCGTCAAACTCCAGCCTTGGTAGAAATTGGCATTTGTTTCACTGCTACTATGACAACGATTATTGATTGTCCTTCACAATTTCTGCTAACTGGGAGTTGTGGCATCGGCACGATAAATTTCCCTGCATAA